The sequence TGAACAAGAAATCTTTATGCTATACTAGATATGGTTGCCAACAGTTTGCTTACCAAacttcctaatttttttttttgagataaaaacttcctttttttttttgaccaaaaaacTTCCTtaattaaaacacaaaataatcTCTCTGATTATTGGTTTGGCATTAAAACTAGTAACTAGTCATCATTGGCTCCTCATCCACTGTGAGTATTAATTTGAGAGTTTTGTACAACAGGGCCAGTAAGCAAGATATGAAAGTAGCTAGCTAggacaccctaaacctaaaattttttttttttctttggtaaacCTTAAAAAGTTCAGAAACTTTTCAACCATATCATTAATACTTATACGATCAACTTGGGTTGGTTACAGTTACGCCATCGTGTGCAAAATATGCTAATAAATTCTAGCTATCTTGGTGACCCACATCGAATAGAGCACGTAAAGTCTCCCTAAGGCCCACATCGAATAGATCATGTCACGTGAAGGTCTTTAAGAAGACGTGTACTACGCATTGAGTTTTTATTGAGGCTTTGGTCATCAATTCATGAGTGAGTGAATTTATTTCCCTGTGTGCAAGTATTTCCATAATTTTCTGTTCTATTTTAGTTTTGGGTCATGTTAACTGGGCCTTTAAGATATTTAACGTACCAACTTTTAAGGACAACCATACTCTATACCAACCCTATTTCTCTATGACACGTTGCCTAAGGTTTTCAATTTGCACTGTGGTGGTTGATTTCTGATGTGATGAAGTCAATTTACTAGGAGCTAACATTAACCCCACATGGCACATTTTCCTACCTTTAGCCAATGACATCTAAACTCAATTCAATGAAATCTTTAACAAGTAAAGCAAAAGAAACCGCACACAATTAAAAGTGGCCGAAAAATATCGACATATCTTATTCTTCATCTAATTtaatctctatttctctctccctcaatAAATGTATTCACACACAcgccaataaatttttttttttatcccacTTCTATTATTACATTATATATTACACTAACAGCAATaaatcatgtatatatatatttttaagaaaaaaaaataaaaaatagatataataatttgtgattgattgattgatgaagtataaaattaaacagttaaaatgagacaaaaaatcTTTATTCCACACGCatagtaaaaaaacaaaaacatgtagCATATTGTCATTGAAGAAACATAAATTAACTATATTTTCATTTCACACGTAGGCATAAAATATCTGAAGATGACAATATACCATTACGACTTTTgtataaatatgaaataaaaaaaaaagatttattttataaaataaggtTCATCctataaaataaagacaaaaaggGCTACATCAATCAGATTTCAATATGATCGAAACTAATTTAGCACAATGTTAGGTGAGGACAAGAAGAAAAAGGCTTTATGAGCCGGTTAAACTAGTCGGTCACAGAATACGTACCTAGCTCCTTGCCGGCCCGTCCTCTCTAGTTTGACAGCCCATACTGTTCTGACTCCATTCTTTTGCCTCTTATATCATTGCCAATTGTCACCCTTTATAATCCTTCTCATTCTAGGACTTagtcatatctctctctcttaacattttttctctctctcatattcatCTTTTTCATTGACTTTCATGGCGAAATTATCACAGAAAACCAAGAAAAACAATGCAAACAGCAGTAACAATGACAATAACAATAACACTAATAGCTCTAACACTGTCACAAAGGTGAAACGAACAAGGAGATGTGTCCCTAGAGACTCTCCTCCTCAACGTAGCTCAATATATCGAGGGGTCACAAGGTCAATAAGTTACTACGTACCCACtttattaatttgtatttttccaTTATGTTCATTTCCTTTAGTTTTTCTGAAGTGGGTGTGGTTTGATTATTTTCAGGCATCGATGGACAGGACGATATGAAGCTCATTTGTGGGATAAGAACTGTTGGAATGAATCCCAAAACAAGAAAGGAAGACAAGGTTCATGCTCacgtttatttgttttttattttctctatgttTCTCTTAATCGAttatatgttcatatctcttaTGGTTTTTTCTTCCTATTCCTTTTTGGCTTTGGCATACTTGTTGGTGATTGGTGGGAATCCTACTTCATTGCAGTCTATCTTGGTATGTATTAATTACTGCTGCTACATGTAATTCTTGAAAATAAAGGCTAAATTGTATACCtttaattatagaaatgaagGAATTATAGTTACTTATTTGAGTGCaactttattataatttagtaaTTCTGGTTTTGTAGTGTTAATTTCTTATTGCACTGTTGAATTTTCAGGTGCCTATGATGACGAAGAAGCAGCTGCACATGCTTATGACCTTGCAGCACTGAAATACTGGGGTGAAGAAACCATTCTTAACTTTCCGGTAATTctgttttattgattttttatgtttatttatttttaataatgctATAAACTAGAATAGATGATTAAGGAAGAGGGCCTAGAGGCTAATCCCTCTTAACAATTGCAGTTATCAATATACCATAAACAAATCAAAGAAATGGAGGGTCTATCAAGAGAAGAATATATTGGATCATTGAGAAGGTTTAGAATCTACATCTAcattcaattttgagaaaaataaggtgtaaatttcacaatttgaaTTGATGTGAGATATAATTTGCAGGAAAAGCAGTGGTTTTTCTCGAGGAGTTTCAAAATATAGAGGTGTTGCAAGGTAATTATCATAATTTTCCAAGgctttgaaattttattatgaataaaatctTTGTACAATTCTAATAAgtgaaattataaattatttcatacaTTCGATATATTACTTTTGGGAAAAATGCCATGACACCCGGTAGTAGCTATGACACCacttgaacttttattttagcttaCTCCCTTAACTTTACATATGTGCCAAATAGGTAATTCTGTCACTTTGCCGTTAAATAAGTTAACAGTCTACTCacccagggaaaaaaaaaaccagccgATTGAGAGGGGAAGAaagttgagtttttattttatttatttatttattattatatatatatatatatatatatagagagagagagagagagagagagagagagagagagagagagagagatctaaaCAAAACACAACTTTCTATCCCCTCTCAATTGGCCAGTTTGTGTTTATGTATGAGACTCACACAGGGGAGGAGCCAGAAATTAATGTGTGGAGGGGCCAAGATGCTACACACAAAAGTTACCCAATTTCCAAAGTATCatataacaaatatttaaaaaataaataataaaaaagaacttaGCATCTTCCATTAAAGTCAACACTCAAAATACTAACCAAGCTAAACAACCAATATCATCCATCAATTTAGATTGTCCAAATGTCAAATTTAAGTAGAAGCCAATGTTAATTCTAGATAAAATAGTGAATAAAGCTTGTCAATtggttaaataaattaaaggggGAAAACATAAAGCATAATTTGAataaatagaaatgaaaaacttaaaaaaagaattttgaacTTGTCAAGATTTTAAAGCTATTTTCACTTTAgattcaaataagaaaattcttTGTTAAGGAAGAAAGAAcacgctatatatatggttcatTATTATATAGAGTCTTCATACTGCTAAATAAAGATAGTGTGAGAGCTTTTGCTAAACAAAGTGAATTATATAGATTGCCATCATTAGAGGATATTTTAAGCCAAAGATAGATCTAATTGAAAAGAATTAAACTTAAAAGTAAATGTGAGAGCACTGGTTCTAATGAGAGACTTGATTGGCTAACTAAAAAGGAAGTTAACGGTGTAAAACTTTTTGGGAAAAATGTGAATAGAGCTTCTAACGAAAGTTGAGCTAAAACTAAATGTCAATAGAACTTTACAATTCTGCCCCTGGACTCACAAGTAGGACTCACTCTGATGTGAGAGTAGAGTGTAGTATATAAACTTTACAGTTCTACCCCTAAACTCATAGGTAGGACTCACTCTTATGTGAGAGTAGAGTGTAGCATATGGGCACGGAATAATTCAAGAAATAATTAAGAACTTCCTAATGTCATTTACCTCAACAATTATTGTctcaaagataataaaaaaaaataataaatcattccAAGTTTCACTGTTTGTGCTCTTTGATGAGACACAGTTCTTTCCCGTAAACTGTTTGTGCTCTATATGAATCGATTTGAAtgtgtgtatacatatatatacacgaAATTTTCGAGATGACATAAGATATATAGAGGATCAATATCATGTATCAAGTATACCGTGGGatctttcaatatatatatgtctgTGACTATCAAAGCTTCAATTGCAACCTGTCTCGTATTTGAAATatgaatttcttttattatcaaTGGGCAGGCATCATCACAATGGAAGATGGGAAGCTCGAATTGGTCGAGTCTTTGGAAATAAATATCTCTATCTCGGGACATATGGTATTCCTCCTCCCTCTATTATCGTAATCTGAAATCAGCTTCGTCTAACATGATTAGATCATTCGAtggtaaaaaatatttaaattttgttatggcttataAAAGCAATTCTTTACACAATCAAATGATACActcttgttttctttcattcatccaaaattttgaaaattgaaactcaattttacaAGAGTGGCAAGGGATAAGTGAGCAACTTACCTAGAATTTGgtacaattttcaatttaagggtattttagtactACCAATTaccaaatttccaaaaaaaaaaaaaaaaaaaaaaaaccaaatttccACAAATATAACTCTGAAAGCAATTAATGTTTCATCCTCTTGTATAAATTAATGCTGAATcctatcatgaatttaattaataggaTCCGctattatttgtaaaaaaaaagaatattactCTTTGTTTACTAAATAATTGCTCCAAATTAAGATGCACCTAATATTCCATTAAATGATGtttttatacaactttttaaaaataaagtcaatTTGTGCacaaataagaagaaaaacacACCATAATGAATTAGCACATACAAACTAATTATGCATACGGTTAACcagaatatatgtttttatacacttttcttctttaaaaagtgtattgaaatttataattaaatatttgttattttttttttttgagcaataATATTTGTTATTTCTTAATCATTGAACTAAGGTACTCATTAACAAAGACCCAAATATCATTAATCATGATCTCATTGATTTTTGCAGCTACCCAAGAAGAAGCTGCTACTGCATATGACATGGCGGCTATAGAATACCGTGGACTTAATGCAGTCACAAACTTCGATCTTAGTCGTTACATCAAATGGCTAAAACCCAATAAAGATAATAGTAGTAACAGTACTGATTATAATCCCAGTCTCCATATTCCTAATGTCGAACCTAATTTAACACCGAACCCTAATAACCAAGAACTTGCATCAACTTTCCTCCACAACCAACAAACATACAGCTCAGGAGAAACCTTGCTGACTCAACCCCAACCAGCTGCAACTGCCACATCAGCCCTAGGGCTTCTGCTTCAGTCCTCAAAGTTTAGGGAAATGATGGAGATGTCATCGGATGCCGAATGTTCACCAATGCCATCGGAGTCTGACCCGCCACAATGCTCATTTCCTGATGATATACAAACATACTTTGATTATCAGGATTCAAGTGTTTATGGTGAAGGAGATGACAATATCTTTGGTGAGCTCAAGTCATATGTGCCACCAGTATTTCAGTGTGATTTTGACACTTAGAAGAGAAGAGATTAATAAGTAGTCAAATGCATGGGGGAGTTGGGTTTATTGGTATATGACATACTATTTgggcgctttttttttttttgtggtcaTGAAAGATATTGTTGGATTGAACAACAACATGATCAAGAGGTTAACAAagaagattttttaattttgacttTACACTTCTCATAATGGAGGAGTAGACTAATGTTATTATTTGGTTCATTCCTTCTAGATGTAAAGAAGAATAGGCATTTGGTAATCAACATTCTTTCTACCAATCAAGAATAATAAGTACTTATGCCTTTTCTTAACGTGGTTCCCTCTCTTAATTTCCAAATGGGGGACAAttttttctgtctattttaatCCATTTCttacttgcattttttttttacctcaaaCCATGTGGTTGGTACAATTTTGATCCCTTAAATATAGGGAACCTCGGCATTCTATTAGGAAATATGAATGTAAAATAGATGGAGGGactaaattattacaatttaaaattttgggagaCCAAAATTGACCCCATATTTGAAAGACAAAATGCAGTTTAATATTCCTTTTAGTTATTATTACCCCATTCACAACCTTAGCATTAGAGGGGGGAGATTCCTATCCCTTTCCATTTTATCCGCTTTAGATCACAGTACTCACACTTACAAAATGAGGAGCCAGTAGTTGTCGAATTTCTTCCAATTCCTCGAGTCTATAAAAGGAAGGGATATGCttgtattttaggaaaaattttccTACATAGTGAATATTGGTTAATTGGCTTTTGATTTTCCCTTGGCAGCATGCCCGCGAGAGTTGTCTTGGCTTTAGCTACATGTCCACGAGAGCTGCCATGGTCTGGGGAGAGTGCAAGCTTGCATGCCATGCCTTGGCTACGTGCCTACACTAGGTTGCCATGATCTAGGTAGCTTGCCCATGGGTTGTAAAGGCCTTGGCTTCGTCCATGGGGGCTGTCATGGCCTTGGGAGCATGCATGCAGGCATGCCCATGGCTTTGGCAGCATGCCCACGAGATGTTTTCCgcatataaagttttttttacatgtgtcattgtctctttctttttttattattatttattcataaGCACTTAATCATTAACATTTTCTCATCAATAGACTTAAACAATtctctgttctttctttctttgaccAAGGTTAATGTCTTAGGAGTAATCAATATCATGTTATCCTTAATTGCCACGTGTAAGGTATAGTTTTGCTTTGTGAGTCAGgaaaaattcttaggtacttcTGGAGTACGAAAAATGATGTTCACATTTACGGTGgacttactataaatttaatgagtggaCTTCACCATGAATATAAGAAGAGGGAGCACCATTCTCTCTGCTCCGAGAGTATTTAAGAATTACTCGtgatttattataataattatattaaaattattaagataatttattttaagtgaatgccaatttttttattttttatttttatattttaaatattacttaGATTAAAATAcggttataattttttttttgagatattcAAAATGagttacattaattttttaaagttatttaatattctattataatattttatttttggtgaataCCTTACACAACGTAATTCTTTATGCAACTTCaagtaatttttgttcttttatttttactatctttattttttatttgaattatattataataaaacaattagtgcgtgtatatatatattgtaggggcaaaggcccaagatcatacaatgggccttgggtccCGTGTGGAAAATTCgaccacgtccgaggagaagaCGTGGGTGCCAGAAGGGCTTTCGGCCCAATTCTTGTGTGCCTGAGGATGTTTAAAAggcggtccgaggagaaatgtctcctcggacgtaccaaatatggctcaaacatgcactctgCCTGCTAGAAGGACCCACCCCAATGAGCATTAGCAACAAggatgagtcccacaagccTGTAAGAAGGAAGAAAGCGTAGGATGCCAAGGGTGAGGCTGCaactgccacattaaatgcatgacagctacttttctggccatattaatgtggagaggacttgtgaacagtgttgccttggctaccacaactcacagaaagatgggaGGGACGTCCGATGGGAAAGACACTCAAGTGGAGGTCCagatgattaacaagtgtaaggccctGATGACTTCAAGAAGACTATATAAGAAAGGGAAGTCCCCACGAAGGGGGGGACGGAGAAAAAACAGAACTTAGAACAGAAGAACAGTGCTAGAACCATAGCCTTTGAGCAGGAACCGGTATACATCCACCacgtctcctcggactgaaTATCTAGCGGACATGAAGGAGATTTTCTTACTTTCAATTATAGCATGGCCCAATTCTAGTCAGAATACACTTCGTTAAGACCTAGTTCTATaacccattctctataaattcattgtttcagGGCTCTTTGGGCCAAAACCCCATACCTGTTGGGTCTGGACACCAAATTgcgaccctacaattggcgtcgtctgtggggagaacttgtgCCTCAGCAAATGAGGCCATTAGagatggaaggatcaggtctGCGCCAAACGAGATAGGCAGACTCCCAATGGCAGGACAACTTTTTGAACCTCGAACAGGAAAGAGATCAAGACAAGCGACGAGAGGGCAGTGTAAATACCTCCCATACGAGCAGAAGTCGCTCGAAAGGGAAAGGTCATGCATTCCAAAAGTGGGACGATAATAAGACTCTACGGCAAGAAATCGAcgacttgaagaagaagttgCGCCGAGCGCAGCGAAGGCATCCTTCCCCTACTCCAGACACCAGCGATGAGGAGGACAATGAGTACAGGCGAAGGTCGAGAACCCCGCCAAGCGAAACCTTCTCCTACGAGGAAGAGCAACCTCACAAACGTGGCCACAAAAGTCCGTCTTACAAGGGCCTAGCAAACGACGCCATGAGTAAGGCCCTAGACCGCATCTCTCAATCGCCCTTCACGCGCAGGATAGAGGGGGCTGAGCTTCCTCGGTGGTTCCACCAACCAACTTTTGCCATATATAATGGTCGGATAGATCCCGTAGAGCACGTGAGCCAATTTAACTAGAGGATGACCGTCCACTCCAAAGATGAGGCATTGATGTGTAAAGTGTTTTCGTCCAGTTTGGGacccatggcgatgagatggtttgacagCCTCAAGCCAAACTCCATAAATTCTTTTAAGCAGCTAACATAGGCTTTCGGTTCTCGCTTTATAACGAGCAGCAGGGTTCCGCGGCCCTTAGGTTCCCTcctgtccttgtccatgcgagaaAGAGAGACCCTGAAGGCCTACTCGGATAGGTATTAGGAGATGTATAACGAGATAGAGAGAAATTACGATGATGTTGCCATCAGCACATTCAAGAAAGGCCTGCCGACAGAGCACGGTTTAAGGAAGTCCTTGACTGGGAAACCGGTCACTagcgtgcgccaactcatggaccgaATCAACAAGTACAAGAGAGTCGAAGAGGACCAGCAGACGGGAAAAGGCAAGgcgaaggttgtccctcaggagaggaagGACTTCAGGTTAGACCGATTTAACAATAGTAATCGGCCGAGAAGGGATTACTTGGAACAGTCTGGATCTACCGGGGCACaggcagtccatgctgtgttccgagaaccattACACAAGATCTTAGAGAAGTTCAAGAATGAATCGTTCTTTCAATGGCTAAGTAGGATGGCAGGCGACCCTGCAAAGCGCAACCAGAACCTATATTGCGAATACCACCAAGAGTCGGGCCACACCATCGATGACTGCAGAAACCTGAAAAACCACTTGGACCGGCTGGTCCGAGAGGGAAAGCTGAGACACCTCTTGCATCATCCTGTTGGACGACAAGAGCAGACGAGTGTCGAGGCAAGGCAAAGCACATTAAGACCGCCTATTggcacgataaatgtcattcttgctGCTTTAGGAAGAACCGACTCCCACCCTTTCAGAGTGGTGTCGGTGACCCGACTCCCCTTTGAAGTTGATGACCGGGAGTCTAAGAGGGTTAAAGGGATGGCCTTACCTATGCTcggattctcggatgaggataaagttggaaccatccaaccccacgacgataCTCTAGTCATCACACTGAGGATTGGGGGATATGACGTGAAGAGGGTGCTAGTTGATCAGGGCAGTGCCGTGGAAGTAATGTACCCCGACTTGTACAAGGGGTTGAAGCTGAGACCAGAAGACCTGACAGTATATGACTCCTCTTTGGTGAGTTTCGAAGGGAAAACTGTTATCCCGAAAGGCCAGATTAGGCTACCTATACAAATAGGTCCGGACATAGTGGAGGTTCATAGTGGTGGACGCATATTCGCCCTACACCGCCATTGTGGCCAGACCATGGCTTCATGCCCTAGGAGCTGTATCATCAACTTTacaccaaaaggtgaagtacCCGTCGGAAGGTCAGGTCAAAGAAGTGATAGGGGACCAAGCCGTGGCccggcaatgcatggtgtcTACCATCTTGCGACGACCGAGTACTGAGCCCTCTACCTCTGTTGAGAATAgcttatagcaattaacaaCCCCAAACCTGGCCTCGAGTGGTGGGGGACCCGCCGAAGAGGCGAGTTGTGAGGATTTGGAAAAAGTTCTTGTGAGCTCCGATCGGGAAAGattttttcaggtcggctcgGAACTGCCGCCCTAAGAGAAGGAAAAGCTGATTGACTTTCTCAGAAAAAACGTGgacgtgtttgcatgggatGCCTACGAGGCTCCAGGGGTTGATCCGAATTTCATTTGCCACCATCTTAATGTTAGCCCAGCCATGACACCTAAGAAACAACCTCCTCGGCGATCGTCGAAAGAGCATGCGGATGCGGTGAGGGAGGAGGTGATGAAATTaaagaaagcaggggctatcaaagaagtttttttaCCCTGAGTGGCTGGCCAATACAGctgtggtgaagaagaagagcggAAAATGGTgagtctgcgtggacttcacagacctgaaTAAGGCCTGCCCGAAGGATCATTTTCCTGTGCCTCAGATAGACTGATTGGTGGATTCGACTGTGGGACACTCTCGAATGAGCTTCTTGGACACCTTTCAAGGATACTATCAAATACCCCTGGCTGCTAATGACCAAGAAAAAACAACTTTTGTCACCCCCGttggaaactaccactataaggtgatgctcTTTGGCTTGAAGAACGTTGGGTTGACCTACtagaggatgatgactaggatgtttgaaCTACAGATGGGCAAGAGCATCGAAgtctatatagacgacatggtggtgaaaagtaaGTTAGTGTCCGATCACGTGAGGGACCTCGGCAAtgtctttgaaattttgagaaagTACAGACTGCATCTGAACGCGTCCAAATGTTCGTTCGGAGTGGGATCAGGGAAATTCTTAAGTTATATGGTAACTTATAGAGGTATTGAAGTCAGCCCTGACCAGATTAGAGCTATCCATAGCATACAGCCTCCTCGGAATCCtaaggaggtccaaaagctcATTGGCATGATCGCAGCCTTGAATCGTTTCATCTCTTGGTCGGCGGATAGATGTAGgcctttctttctcttattaAACAAGTGGAGAGGGTTTGAGTGGACTGAAGAATGCACCCTAGCCTTCCAACAGCTCAAAGAGTATCTGTCTCGGTCGCTAATCATGTCTAGTCCTGAAGCCGATGAGGTTTTATTCGCCTACATTGCCGTGGCCCCTCATGCAGTCAGCTTGGTGCTGATTCGGGTGGACAATGACGTATAACGGCCTGTCTACTACGTGAGCAAGTCGTTGCATGAGGCAGAGATCCGTTACCTCCCCCTGGAAAAGGCCATCCTGGTGATCGTGCAAGCTACGAGaaagctcccccactatttttAGGCACACAACGTTGTTGTATTAACCTAACTCCCGCTCAGGTCAATACTCAGAAGTGCTAATTACACAAGAAGGATAGCTAAGTGGGGGACCATTCTTGGTGCCTTCGACATTATATACATGCCTCGCAGCGTTGTGAAGGGCCAAGTCCTCGCGGACCTAGTAGTTGAGTTTGCTGGACCCTCACCAGAAGAGGGGGGAGAGGTACCAAACACGGACGAGAAATTGGTCGGCACAGTCTCTCAGCAAAGTTCCGCCTGTTGGAAAGCATATGTGGATGGCGCGGCAAATCAAAGGGGCTCTGGGGTGGGGCTCGTCTTGATTTCCCCCGAGGGGATCACCATCGAAAAATCTCTAAGACTGGGCTTCTTGGCCACGAATAACAAGGCAGAATATGAGGCCTTGTTGGAAGGAATGTCTATGATCGAGAAATTGGGCGGGAAATTTATAAACATATTCTTGGACTCAAGACTTGTTGTAGGACAAGTAAATGGGGAATTGGAGGCgagggatgaaagaatgcaagagtacttAGTCCAAGCTAAGCGCTTGTGGACGCGTTTTAACTTTTTTAGCCTAATGCATGTATCCAGGAGTGGAAACATCCATGCTGATTCTCTCCCCACGCTAGCCACCTCCTCGGCGCAATGCCTACCTCGAGTTATACTCGTGGAAGATCTACACAGACCCTTAGTGGTGAAAGCCGGGTTGATGCATGTTCACAGCGTTAGGGCagggcctagctggatggatcctataaTACTGTTTTTAAGGGAGGATATCTTACCCGAAGAGAAGAGCGAGGCTAACAAGATTAGAAGAAAGGCTTCACGATTCTGGCTGTCCGAGGACTTGAAATTGTATAAGCGCTCATTTTCAGGACCGTACTTGCTATGCGTACACCTAGATGCCACAGAGCTTATTCTAGAGGAATTGCACGAAGGAATTTGTAGGAGCCATACCGGGGGTAGATCCCTATCCCATAGGGCCATAAcccaaggttattggtggccgagcatgcagaaagaggcgcacgaatacgtgaagaagtgcgaccaatgccagAGGTTCATCCCAAATATACATCAACCCGGCGGGACCCTCAATCCGCTGTTCAGCCTTTGGCCGTTCACGCAGTGGGGCCTGGACATCCTAGGACCATTTCCTAAAGCAGTGGGGAACAAAAGGTTCCTTCTCGTCGGTactgattatttcacaaaatgggtcgaAGCCGAGCCACTGGCAAACATTAGA is a genomic window of Quercus lobata isolate SW786 chromosome 2, ValleyOak3.0 Primary Assembly, whole genome shotgun sequence containing:
- the LOC115977302 gene encoding AP2-like ethylene-responsive transcription factor At1g16060, which produces MAKLSQKTKKNNANSSNNDNNNNTNSSNTVTKVKRTRRCVPRDSPPQRSSIYRGVTRHRWTGRYEAHLWDKNCWNESQNKKGRQVYLGAYDDEEAAAHAYDLAALKYWGEETILNFPLSIYHKQIKEMEGLSREEYIGSLRRKSSGFSRGVSKYRGVARHHHNGRWEARIGRVFGNKYLYLGTYATQEEAATAYDMAAIEYRGLNAVTNFDLSRYIKWLKPNKDNSSNSTDYNPSLHIPNVEPNLTPNPNNQELASTFLHNQQTYSSGETLLTQPQPAATATSALGLLLQSSKFREMMEMSSDAECSPMPSESDPPQCSFPDDIQTYFDYQDSSVYGEGDDNIFGELKSYVPPVFQCDFDT
- the LOC115973874 gene encoding uncharacterized protein LOC115973874, whose amino-acid sequence is MYNEIERNYDDVAISTFKKGLPTEHGLRKSLTGKPVTSVRQLMDRINKYKRVEEDQQTGKGKAKVVPQERKDFRLDRFNNSNRPRRDYLEQSGSTGAQAVHAVFREPLHKILEKFKNESFFQWLSRMAGDPAKRNQNLYCEYHQESGHTIDDCRNLKNHLDRLVREGKLRHLLHHPVGRQEQTSVEARQSTLRPPIGTINVILAALGRTDSHPFRVVSVTRLPFEVDDRESKRVKGMALPMLGFSDEDKVGTIQPHDDTLVITLRIGGYDVKRVLVDQGSAVEVMYPDLYKGLKLRPEDLTVYDSSLVSFEGKTVIPKGQIRLPIQIGPDIVEVHSGGRIFALHRHCGQTMASCPRSCIINFTPKGEVPVGRSGQRSDRGPSRGPAMHGVYHLATTEY